In uncultured Acidilobus sp. JCHS, the sequence TGGGTGAGGTCAGGATAGGGTGGAGGACTGGCATGGGCTACTCGAAGAGGGTCCTGAGGAGGGAGGAGTGAGACGAGGGTGGTGGGCCCGGCCGGACTTGAACCGGCGACCTCCGCCGTGTCAGGGCGGCGTCCTAACCAATCTAGACTACGGGCCCACCGACGTCTAGGAGGCCAAGTGGGGATTTAAGCGTTTACGCGTTAAGGCTATTCTATAGTAAGGTTTAAGATATTTTGGCAGCCTAGGCATGTTGGAAGACGTCCCATGGAGTACAAGTGGAAGGCGCTCTCAGTCACCAGCGTCGGGACGCTGATGTCAGCTATAGACAGTGTCGTCGTCATGTTGGCCATCGTCCCAATAGCGGAGGACCTCCACGCTGATTACGTGACGATAGTCTGGGTGGTAGTAGCCTACCTGCTCGCCAACACCTCCCTGGTCCTCACCTTCGGCAGGCTCGGGGACTCCTTCGGCAGGAAGAGAATATACAACCTTGGCTTCGTGGTCTTCACTGTGGGCTCCCTCCTCTCAGCCCTCTCAAGGACAGGGGTCCAGCTGGTGGTCTTCAGGGCCGTCCAGGGCGTGGGGGCCGCCATGATGGTCTCCAACTCGCTCGCCATAATCTCGGAGGCGTTCCCCGTCAACGAGAGGGGGAGGGCGCTGGGCATCAACTCCATAGTCTGGTCGTCAGGCAACATATTAGGGATAATATTAGGAGGTCTTATCATAACCTTCACCACGTGGAGGTGGATATTCCTCATAAACGTCCCAATAGGGGTCTTCGGCACTCTGTGGGCCTACGTGACCCTTAAGGAGTCCAGGGGGCCAGGGCTGAAGGAGACCTTTGACGTGCCTGCCGCGCTCATGTTCACCACGGGCGTCCTGGCCGTACAGCTCGGGGTGACGCTCGGCCTCCTCAGGGGGTGGAACGACCCCTACGCCCTGCTCTCCTTAATTGCAGCCCCTCCGCTCCTCCTAGGCTTCGCCCTCTGGGAGCTCTACGGCGCAAGGGACCCGATATTTGACCTCAGGCTCTTCAGGTACAACAGGATGTTCTCGGTCTCCATCTTCACCGCGACCGTGCAGAGCCTCGCCATGTTCGCCGTCAACTTCCTCCTGCTGTTCTACCTTGAGGGCATATTCGGCCTCCCCGTGTTAACGGCCTCATACCTTATCATCCCGATGGCGGTCATCAACATGGTAAGCGGCCCCATAGGGGGCAGGCTCACCGACAAGCTCGGCCCGAGGCCCGTGGCCACCGCAGGGCTCATCATACAGGGGGTAGCCCTCTACCTGCTCGCGACCATGAGCGTGAACACGCCGCTCTGGTGGGTCGCCTTCGTCGAGGGCCTCTACGGGCTGGGCGGCGGCCTCTTCTGGCCCTCAAACACCACGGCCGTCATGTCATCAGCGCCAAGAGAGCGTTACGGCTCTGCCTCAGGGCTACTTACTACGTTCAGGAACACGGGCATGGTACTGAGCTTCGCTGTGGCCCTTGCGGCAGTGAGCGCAGCACTGCCCGCCAGCTACGTCTACCAGCTCTTCATTGGCACCCTCTCGTCTCACCTGCCCTTCAATCTTGAGGTCAGTTATCTGAACGCTCAGGCCTTCGCCTATCACGTGTCGCTTGGCCTCCTCGCCCTGGCCACAGT encodes:
- a CDS encoding drug resistance transporter, EmrB/QacA subfamily → MEYKWKALSVTSVGTLMSAIDSVVVMLAIVPIAEDLHADYVTIVWVVVAYLLANTSLVLTFGRLGDSFGRKRIYNLGFVVFTVGSLLSALSRTGVQLVVFRAVQGVGAAMMVSNSLAIISEAFPVNERGRALGINSIVWSSGNILGIILGGLIITFTTWRWIFLINVPIGVFGTLWAYVTLKESRGPGLKETFDVPAALMFTTGVLAVQLGVTLGLLRGWNDPYALLSLIAAPPLLLGFALWELYGARDPIFDLRLFRYNRMFSVSIFTATVQSLAMFAVNFLLLFYLEGIFGLPVLTASYLIIPMAVINMVSGPIGGRLTDKLGPRPVATAGLIIQGVALYLLATMSVNTPLWWVAFVEGLYGLGGGLFWPSNTTAVMSSAPRERYGSASGLLTTFRNTGMVLSFAVALAAVSAALPASYVYQLFIGTLSSHLPFNLEVSYLNAQAFAYHVSLGLLALATVLSALRPSGTLVRHAPPLRAKGSWVDSRRDDPGPSDGHHGEE